In Salvia miltiorrhiza cultivar Shanhuang (shh) chromosome 4, IMPLAD_Smil_shh, whole genome shotgun sequence, the DNA window CTACTAAGTACTGGCGGGTAAGTTGTTAAatgtctttaaaataatttttcatatcattttatataatattcgtattttttacccttaatttactattatttcttctatttatacacgaaaacctaattttttttaattataagcttaaagggtgattggacaattcatacggctacaatgcagctttatagggtctatttcttctttgcagtaaattcacgagaaggagattgacaaaatcaactcaataagtctaaatttatttagtttatttgattggaatatgaattaatattgtaacacataaaataatagcaaatgatggataaaaaaattaaaaaatcatatattatgaatcacTGAAACATAATACACCATGCCACCAAGTACCCGCCAGAAAAATCGTAGCCGTCTTCCTTAGCCGTGGGTAAGAAACTACTCACGGCTAAATCGTACGACTACACTTTTGTGGCGGGTAAGTTATTAAATgtgtttaaaataatttttcatatcattttatataatattcgtattttttacccttaatttactactatttcttctatttatacacgaaaacctttatttttttaatttataagcttaaagggtgattggacaattcatacggctataCAGATAGGCGAGAATCGCGGAAGCTTTATTGGGGGATATACACGGCTGtatctcaaattcacaactttTGAAGGGTTGTTTGACCAAGAAGGTTTGAATTGGGGCCATTTACATGTATAACAATTACAACTTTTAACCTAGCCGCATTCCAATTTGAATTCACGGCATCGgtttattttttgagagagagtgagagagagaggcagccgagaaagagagatagaggagaaagAGCATCTGGTCCatttttgagagagaggagagcatTCACGTCTTGCATACACCGAAGGTAAATtggaatgaatattttttttttgctttgtttttcttgtttgtcCCATGTTTGAATGAGAATCAATTTTTTTGAACTTGAAGGAGGGCTTGCACGATTTTTTCAACTTGAAGGCATAtaccatggcttcttcttcaaacgAAGTAAGTATCCTATTTcgttgattttatttaaattcttgaaTAAGGATGTTATTTTCCACAACAAGTTGAAGCATgttattttcgtgaattattTTGGTGACATTGTTTAATTCGAATTACTTGTGTTTAATTATGTTCGTGAATTGGGTagtcattttggttgaattagttatgttatttgtgaattacttagtatataatttgatttagtgtaattttaaaatcatttcaataatttaaataaaatacacaaccAAAGAATTGAATTGGGTAGTGCATAAATTGAAACTAACGAGAAGATCCTCTACATGTACataattattttcgtgaattaataataataataataattctatttggttgaattacttatgttattttcttgaattacttagtatataatttgatttagtttaattttataatcatttcaataaataaattaattcaataatttaaatctGACTGCCAACCTAATAATTGAATTGGGTAGTGCATAAATTGAAACTaacgaattatataaaatacacaaccaataatttcaataatttttctttcgtacattgtaattaaaaatgtttaatacgtatttatttgaataattcgtgTATGGTATGATATagaataagtatttatttgaataataacattttttcatgtttttcataatgtttaaaatttattacattttttcatgtttttcacgtttatgttattattaaattttgtgttatttttagttggtgtttcttaattaattatattttggctttttaattgatatatttttggTATTGAATAGATGGGTTATCGGAGGCCCGAAACAATAAATCGCCCCGGGACGCAGATCAGTTCTTACTACAAGACCAGTTATTTGTCCCTTGTACCCGAGCAACTGAGGGAAATTGGGGGCGACGCACTGGAGACCACGTTCAGGCAGGGTTGCTTTGGACATTTGTTGGATTGGGATCCGGGCAACAGGTGCAACATGGCATTGCACCATATTGTCTCTCGTTCTTTGCTGGATAGTGACGATGTGATGTGGTTCTACATCAACGGCAGGAAGGTTTGCCTTGATCACGCCGCATTCGCTCTTGTGACCGGATTGCCATTTGGGCCACATCGTTTCGATCCAACAGCAACCCACAATTTGAAGAATTGTGTAGCCTACACACGAGTTTGTGGCGGGCAGCGCTTGTCAGTTCAGGAGTTGGCAAACATTTTTTTTGAGAGGTGGACGGAGATTGTCGACCCCGACGGCTCGATAGCACTGCGTGTGGCCCACCtgttggtgctacacgcatttGTTTTGGGCGTGGATTTGCCACGACCCGTGGAGATCTGGACGTGGGCTTTGGTGGAGGACTTGTCGGAGTCAGATTTTACAAGTTCTGCACTGAGCTTCTGTTTAACGACGACTTTTTACAAGTTCTGCACTGAGCTTCTGTTTTGCCTCCGGAGTCAGATTTTCATCGCTCTCTTGTGCGGCCGCAAGCCTGTCGTTGAACCACTGCTCGACAACTAATCTGACTGCCTCCAACATCGAGCAGATTGGAAGACGCCTGGCCCACAGCAAACGTGCATTAAAACTCTCGGCGGCATTGGATGTAAGGAAACTGTAACGGGACACAGGACAttgtgatcgtgcccacttctcCGGGCCTACGCGCAACAACTTCTCGTACGCCTTTGGCTTCAGAGCAGCCATGGCTGACATTGCACGCGTGTAATCTGATTGCTCGTAGGCGTATGCAGCCTGGCGGAAAAGCTCAGCAACACCGGGCCCGTAACCCTTCATCTTGTTCAACAAGTGGTAGTAGCAAATaccgtgagtagcatttggaaactcgctcttcacagcattagcgatggagacatgcgcatcagATACAATAAGTAAGTTATCGGGCTCGCCGCAAGCACCTCTCAGATGTGACATAAACCACTTCCAcgactcatcattctcgatcggacCGACACCGATCGCCAAGGGAAAAACTGCCTCGTTTCCGTCTTTTGTCACGGCGACAAACAAAATGCCACTATTTTTGCCCTTCAGGTGTGTGCCGTCAACCACAATCACTGGTCGAAGGTGAAAGTAGAAAGGTGAGATGGAAGCCCACAGAGCAACAAACAAATGTTTGAACCGGCAGTCTACATCTACGTCCAAATCATATACGGTGCCAGGATTCGCTTCCTTCAGGGCATACAGATATCTTGGGAGCAGGAGGAACGAATCATCAACTCGACCGTATATCATATCCATCCcgagatttcttgcacgcagcgcgacatcatatttgattttgatgccgAAATCGCGTACTAACTCAGCCATGATGgatttcggcttaatgacctctccATCATCGCGTATTCTGTTTGCCACAAACGCTGCCACCACCTTCGAGTGCGCCTTGATTTTTTTAGCTGTGCGCAAGTCCCCTTCGCATGAATGCTCTTTCAACTTATGCACTCTCCACATCCCTCGGCCGTGAACAGACGCACGAAGATCGAAATTGCAGTTGTCAGAGTGCTTGCACGAGAAATAGACTCGTCCCGGATCTGAGCGGACAACTTTTGTCTCAGTGCCTCGCTTCATGTTCCACAAACCAACAGCAATGATCAGGTCGTCTTTGCTGTTGTAAAAAGAATTCTTCTGCAGATCATCAACTCTAGAAGggtcactctcgcgagcaaccAGCGAAGCCGaggcgtccactggaatcaagggaactaaccaattagttagatcACCGGTCTCGGCTGTCGGttgtcggatccaacctgctcgctcggtcTCCGTGAAATCAATTAGATCgtcgtctaataaatcctcagaggcatCAGAAGCAGTGCCCACCTCGAGCGCAGGGTCAAATTCTTCGTCATCAGAATCATCATCGTCTCCTGATGCAACCGAGCCTTCAGCTTCGTGCTCAGGTTCATCATCTGTCCGCACATCGTTCAATCTCCCACATACTTCATTAAGCCTTTCGGTTTGATTCCATGCAGATTCGTCTAGCGGTTGTCCATCCCAATTAAAATATTGTCGTGGAGGCGAGCTCTGGACACCATGAAACGACGTATGATGATAATACGGCGTCTCATACTGACTGCATTGTGCTTCATCTACGTGTCCCGAAGCTTCTTCTACAATCGGACCGTTGTagtgctcaacgtacaccatgggatagTCGGCAGTTGCCAACAAGGCTTCCACGTCATCGTCTGTGGCCAAGCCACATTTCATCTCCCTACCAAAtagattggtcgccaaataatacaattggtaGCTCGAGCTCAACGAATGCGTCCTCATAATATTGTTGACGCTGCACATCAGGCTCTCAATAGTTTCGTTGACGAGGGGAAGGACCTCTGTAGCCCCACCAACATAGTGTATACCATCGACGAgtccgttgtatctcacatatatgtatctaacgaattccatctataaaaacacataaaatgtagtattaaaatatgcataaacactttaaaaattctcataaatataacataaaacatTCAAACTATTAATTACACAAACAATATATGCGAAAATCACCTCTTCAAGTAGAATTTGAACACCAATTGCACCAACTATCGCACAAACCACTTCTCAAATCTTTGAGggtttcaatttctcaattttttaactGAATGCTCTTTCTACGAGTATTTGGATTTATGTTTTCTCATTCACAAGTGTAGCCATTATAGACTAATATTAGATTCCTTTgtacaaattcacgtgaaatgtatTGTTCATTCATTCAGTAcacttcaatctattattcaatgtgcaatcaaatgcatgcagaaagtgagcattaaagcctcattacaatccaaatttgtgcagtcaccttatctcttatttcatgtggacatgtacttttttgactaaaacattaacaaataaatagaaatacacAAAAAGGGATACATATGTTACTttcaaacattcataacaaggtaaaaaattttacaaccataTGTATTACTTCAAAATGATTTTTTGctcccaaaaaaaatattagccgccacaaaatcGTAGCCGGATTCACTACCCGTGTGTGAAAAATTTCACACGGCTAGTACGACCGGATTTGCATTTCTGGCGGCTAATTGTTTTTTTAGagctcaaatatttttttggttaCATTTCATGAGTTTCAAGTGTTttattcaaaaatagcctattattttatgtgtttactgtattattttgtgttcaatcaaatcatgcataaagtgagtattattaccccactataatccaattttttgcagattcagtgtctctcatatttgacatcaatgtatacttcttgtaatataaaaaaataaaattaaaaatttaaataaaaactctaaattaaggtattcgtgttataatataatattactaagagggctcaaaaattcactattatgtatattatgcaacaaaaaaatattatgaaacaaatggattaattagccgccggaagttcatagccgctgaccagtagccgtgtatattttggaccaccggctactgttcacggctatgaatttccggcggctaattgtttttttagagctaaaatatttttgtgtttaCATTTCAGGAGTTTCAagtgttttcttcaaaaatagcctattattttatgtgtttactgtattattttgtgttcaatcaaatcatgcataaagtgagtatttttaccccactataatccaattttttgcagattcagtatctctcatatttgacatcaatgtatacttcttgtaatataaaaaaataaaattaaaaatttaaataaaaactctaaattaaggtattcgtgttataatataatattactaagagggctcaaaaattcactattatgtatattatgcaacaaaaaaatattatgaaacaaatggagtaattagccgccggaagttCATAGCCGCTGACCAGTAGCCGTGTATAGTTTGGACCGCcggctactgttcacggctatgaatttccggcggctaattgtttcattggtttctaaatatttttttgttgcataatacacataatagtgaaatttttagtcctcttactaatgtttttataacgcaaacgtaagctaatttttttataaattttcaaacataCAGTATACATTAGAatgtgaaagtgacgtgagttgggcAATTATTGTCTCTTCATCACATTTTTAACTTGTGAAATTGACGTGAGTTAGACATTTTACAAAAACCGAAGCATGTCAGGTCTGCTTTTccaaaaaaccaagcatgtcGGCTTTGACTTTTTGGACTTTGGCTTGGGTGGGTACTTTTATAAGACaagttataaaagtgggtactttcGCCTATTCACAGTAAAATTATTACGATAATTGAATTAAAACTTTGTACgatacaaaatttaaatttattattcatttttaaacaaattaaaatttagttaCTAATTTAATCCAAGTATATAGTTTAGTAATATTTCATGAAATTAAGCCAATACACTACAACAAAAACTCTAATAGAAACCGCTAAATAGAAACCGGTTTTTGTTAAAAACCGATTTTGTAGCTCCAAAAACcggtttctattaaaaaaaagtgcGCTGATATACCGGTTTCTATCATGTGGTGTCATAGATAAGTTGTGAACTATTGTATAATTGATTTCTCGCTCTCTATGTGGTGTTATAGTTAGTGTTTTGTGTATTATGCAATTCATTGAGGTGTTAATTAGATCGAACACATCCCTGTTACTCAGAATTATAATGCTTTATAGTGAGTGGTGGTTTGAGTATGTGGAAGTGAGGAAAGTTTTGAAACATATATCCCTGTTCTCTCCATGAAACAGATCAATCTGCTTGCGTGGCTGTGTTTCGCCGCTGCTCTGGGCTTCTGGTCTGCCGTGCTTTGTCGCTGCTATCTGAGTCTTTCTCTGGTTGGCCGTGCTTCGCAACCTCTGAGTCTAAGGTTAGTTTTGCTACTCTTGAAGTATGTTTATGTTGCTGCCCTTTCTATCTAAACTAGTGGATATGACGTTGCTGCTATTTTTTCTTTGCTATTGCTGCTATGTGTGTTGTGTGCAGTGTGTAGATGTATGTTGTGGGCTGAGTCTAAGTTATCGTCATTCTTTTTGTACTCTCAAGAAGTTAGctagaaattaaaataagggTGATTTCTTACAAAATGAATAAGCTCTATGATGTACAAAGTGGTTGTTGTGTAATTGTTCGGGAAGACAATCAACGCAGCaagaacataaaagaaaagaacacgaaggcgatttacgtggttcggatttttcaatcctacatccacggtgcaGAACAATCAAttctatttcactatgaacactcaagaactttacaattacaattgagaacactcaacactagaagaagtgtatagcctacaaatctatcaagattgctatAATTCCTCACTCTCAACTAGTTTACAGTAATGGAAATTCTTCAGCTTCGACTCAACAACTAATCTAGGTATTTAAACAAAAGGAAAAGCAGTTGAGAAGATTTTAGCTACGCGCTGACTTCTGGAATGAAGGAACACAGATCCGTTGGATCTGTTGTAACTAACCTAAAACTGAACTCCCTTAACTCTTGCATATTTGCTAACAGATCCCTCAGCAATAGACTAAACACCCGTGCATATTttactcgtcagaggaatcgaactccagaccagagaaatcaagataCCAGAGATCAATATGCCAGCGGAGTCAACGTCAGAGAAGTtgatgccagaggaatcgaatgcccgaatgccagagcagcgaactCACATCACCAGAGAACTCAGTTTCAGAGGACTCaagtccagagcagcgaagtcaccAGAGAACTCAGGTTCAGAGAACTCAAGTCCATTCCGCTGGTGATCTATTTATCTGGCGAAGTCAGAGAAAACGTGTAGACCAATTGTATGTAGATACTTTACTCGCAGTGGTCCATAAATGTATTCTCCCTCCAAATACAACAAATAATTCTTCTTGAGTTTCTTGTTTCTTGGTTTTAAGGTTATAAGTTATAACTGTGACCGTCCTTTTTTATTGTAATCATGTGctgaaaattttagaaaaaataaaaataaaattgtggtgagttatgcatctttctGTGTTGAGCAAgagttctttatttttatttttttgggttgAGGAATCTTTTTGTAGTTccatttaatgaaattttagtAGCTAATTGTTTTTGGCATGTGTTCATCATTTCATTTTGCAATTTCTGCAGTATAAAAAACTTAGCAAAGGAATCTAGCAGAGATGTGCTACTTCTGCTCCTATCTAACACAGAAAAGAAGGATGTCATGGAATCGGTGAGAATTGATGGATGGATTGAGGAGGAAATTAAGGTTCATCAAATGGAAGGAAGAGAGTTGACTGAGAAAGAAGAATTTGGAATACAGAGTAATTTGGAAGAGGAATTGAAGACATAAGCTAATAGTTGGAGTCTTCCCAACTTTCCACGTATATCACCTTATTTGCTTTTATAtgtttatctttatttttcaaTCAATACACTATTTGTAATAGTGGTCCCATGTGGGGGTATTTAGGGTTGTTGAACAACAGTAAAGAGCAAGTAGAAAATTATCTccaactttctctctctaatttctCTTTCTTCCTCCATTTCTCCTTCTACTCAATATTCTATTTTACTTCTCGTTTTTAGTGCTCAGAATTTCACAAAgaaaatcacaaaaaaattacaaaatagtACAAGTAAACACAACAAAGGATTTCTTTTAATTGGAAAATTTCCATCAATCTTTAAAAGCTATAAGAGTATATATGTATTTGTATGTATGTGTGTTTGCATGTATGGAATTGATTGGAATATTCTGATCGAAACAAGAAACCAAAATTGGTTGCCTATTCTTAAACCTTTCTTTTTTTACCTACTCGAGCTCACaagtctcttttttttttatgagagtTTATTGATCTTATTTGGTTATCAACAAATAAATCGATGAAGGTTTTTTGTTGTTTGAGAAatatgtgaattttttttttttttttttttttttgtgccgaAGATGTTTATGAATATTTTCAAGAAACTTATTGCTTTTGCATCAGAAACATTAATAAGGAATTGCTCAGTTATTCCAAACTGATTTACATTTGCAGAAGTATAGCAATTCAATCAACCATGGATGAAGAAGAATATGCTTTTATTAGTTACTGGTGTACTGAAAAGGGACCGAAAGAGACGAAAGCGAATTGAGGCAGCTGGCATCGACTATGTGGGCTGTGTGCAGCCTACTCCAAAGAAGATCAGATTCAATTCGCAGATTAGAGGGGCATTTAATTTGGTCGCGATCGACGTGAGCTGTTGTTGTCTACAAAGAAACATGCACTGAAAACTCATTGCCTGGAGATGATGTCGAGAAGAAGGAAAAATATGACCAATTTATAGCTAGTCTTCATTGAATGGGGAAAGCTTGTGCCaagtttttgtattttatttcacAGATTTTGATAGTGGTAGTAACCAAAGTATGCTTGCTGACTTCTACGAAAGTGATTTttagaatatatattttaagtttCAATGGATGAAGATATTTGTTGTTGATTATTTTggttataaattaaattttattttattaaaagccCTTTTTATAGGGGctacaaaataattttttttccccaCAAATAATCTACAAAACCGGTTAAAAATCGATTTCTATTAGCCTATTGTGTAGTGGTGTCTATCAATGCAAAACACACCGCTAAAAAATACGCTAATAGAAACCGGTTAATAACCGGTGTCTTACATACCTACGACACCGGTTATTAACCGGTTTCTATCAGCACCTTTTTTTCTGCCCTTACGAAACCGCTAGCTACGAAATCGGTAGTTTGTGCTAATAGAAACCTATTTTTTAACCGGTTTCTattagcatttttcttgtagtgataacTTCAAtagtgttataaactagagtgaaacgagagaatagagaagagaatatgtaTTGAGCgtattcaatatatatgagggccaaaggcctctatttatacaagtagaaAACTAGGattttagggagatttcttggtcaacacacataaatatatctagaagatatatttacaaacTAATAGGGAATTTAGTTTAGAGCTAACACGCCAAATCTACATCGCAGTTATTTCTTTAAATTCCAAAGCCTTAAAATTACTGCATAATTTATACGATTATAGAGAAAGTAAATTGGTTCCAAATTTCGAATCCATTTTCAGATTAGCATGGCTTCCATAAACTCCGCATCATCTTCCATGGCCTGCATGGTCTCCGGCACTAAGCAAACTTCGACGTCGATTCCGCCGGCAACTGCGGCGGGAAAAAGTTTCATATTCCCATCAAATTGCTCAATCTTTCCGCTTAGGGCGGAAATTGGCTTCCCCCATCCAAAATCGTTGGCGTACACATTATGCCGATGCGAACTCGCGATCATGACCACACTGCTCCTTTTCCTCGGAGGAAACCTCTGGAACACCACCGGATTCTTCACCCAATCCTCCACCGTTTTAATCACCGCTTCACCACTTTGCGCAGCAACATGAGCGTTGATCTTGAGCGCCGCGTGCCCTAATCCTCTTTCTAACAGCTCCGACGTGCTCATCTTAGTAAAAGAACTGTTGAATGCGTTCCCAAAATAGCCGTCGGCGAGAGGGATTCTGGCCCTCGCGCCGATGGCCATCATGATGCTAACCTCCTGGCTGCTCAGATCGTCCTCTTCCCCCCGACACCGAGTTGTGCTCCGCCATAGATGAGCAGAGAGTGCTTGCAGAGTGGATATTTTGTCCGTGCCGGCTTCCGAATTGGCCTTGGATTTCAGCTCAGCCAGACTTTCCTTGCTGAAGCGGAAAACCCTCGCCATTAATGGAGGTGGAGGGTACCGGATTTTCTCCAGCGCCGGAAGAGGGAAGAGGCGGTTGTCGTCGGGCATGCTGCTTGGAAACCAGCGGTCGAACACGGGGTGTTTTGATATTGTAGCGGAACCGCGCGACAACTCCGACCAAGAGTTGATGAAATGCCAGAGAGAGACGCCGTCTATGACGGCGTGATTGGCCGTGCAGCCCACGAAGACGCCGTCGGCGAGCTGAGTGACTTGCACGCCGAGTAGAGGCTTCGAGAGGCCGTCGCAGTTGCAGTATCCCTCTAATGGGAAGAGATCGGATACTATTTCAGGTATGTATTTCGGTTCCAAGATGTGGGAAACCGATACAGCCGGGGCATCAGCGTGAGTGAACTCCGCGCCGGCGTTGTTGCAGTCGACGAAGTAAAAGAAAGAATTATCGGCGGCTGGAACGGCGGCAAGGCGGCCGGCCAGGGGAGGAAAGAAGTCGAGCGCTCGGGAAAATGAGTTCTTGAGGTGAAGAATGTAAGATTTTTGATCGGATTCGGGCTTGGGAAAGAAAAGGCCTCTCTGCATAGGATTGAATTGCAGCAATTGCAAATCCCATGGAGTAAGCTCCAATCTTGAGATGGGAGTTGCATCGGTGCTTGTCGTTCCAACCAGACATGAAGAAATCACGTCGATTCTCGCCATCTTCATATTTCTTTCGTCAAGGAAATCTTAGGAAACTGTTTAATTATTTCCTAGCCGACGTGTTACTCTTATATTGGCTATTTATTTCTAGGGTAAAtacatattaaaccttgaactatttctgttttatcaaaaataccctgaaagtttcgaaatgttctctaaaccatCAAAGTATCaggattttatcaaatatatcctacatctatttttcggtcaccagaaACATGACGTGGCTTGCCGGATGacacagtgtaatttaaattctattttttttaatccatatcattttatatatattctatatttttttaatccatgtcactcatactctccctctctctctgtgtttcctctctctctctctctctctccggtGAGTGTCACCGATTTTTGCCGCCTCCGGCGCGACGAGGCCGGCTCctcttcttctcttcctctttctttcttctctttccTAAATCTAATTCCCCAAATTCTAAAATCCAATTCCTAGGTTTTCTGCCTCTGTTCTTCCCCCTGAAACTCGCCCCTCCGGCGAGTTCCGCCACTGCAAGTGCCGTCCCCGTCGCACTACCGCCCTCTCCGTCTCAGGTatgtttcttctctctccctctcgatctcGTTCTGCCCTCTTCCTCTTATCTCTTATGTCtgcctctttttctcttttaatattttaaatataaactccctttttattttcttttcaggAATTGATCGAGCATCGTCGACTTGAGACGTCTCCAGCGGTCCAGCCTCGCCGCGCCGAAGGCAACGAAAATCGAcgattggagagagagagagagagacgataaAGAGAGGGGGAGAGGAAAcgcagagagagagggagagtatGAATGACATGGATTGAAAAAGTagaatataaaatgacatgaattaaaaaacatagaatttaaattacactgtgtCATCTAGCGAGCCACGTCACGTTTTTGGTGActgaaaaatagatgcgggatatatttgataaaactctGATACTTTGAAAATTTAAAGAGCATTTCGAAACTTTCagagtatttttgataaagcgaaaataattcaaggtttaatatgatatttatccAAATTTCTATCCATATTGTTATGGATAAACTTTATGGACCATACAATCTAAAATGGCAAGAGAGCCATTTAATGGAGTGCAACGTTGAAATCGTGTTATGTGCTTATGTTTTTATCTAACAAGTGGGTATCAGAGCAATCGTTGACTGCTAGATTGTTGGGATCTATGgactttatattttttaatagttAATTGGTCATTGATTTTTCTCAACAACTTTGCATATATTAAATTCCATAATCAATTCGTATTAATAATTATTGTCCCCAAATGAACACTAAGCAATGCGAACTCTTATCTACAAATAATGAGATTCAGGATTCAAACTTCACCGCTTTCcctttttcaaaataaaaaaagaaaataataataataataataataataataataataataataataataataaatcgattaattaattaaatatgtcaTCATGGTACGCCTGTTTTCaggcttttaatttataaagggcGTGTATTTTGTACTTGGtcactaatttattagtaataaaatatcgtaactaacacggtgcaattgtagcatatatatagcaatcgagtatcgtatccacatagACTGTTAAGTGATAATATTCTAAGTAATTCTAATAATTCTCTAGCAATATTCAAGCAAAAACAAATAAGagatggaaaaataaaatactagactcaaataaaatagataaataaaaagaaataaatcagATAAATA includes these proteins:
- the LOC131020406 gene encoding protein ENHANCED PSEUDOMONAS SUSCEPTIBILITY 1-like encodes the protein MKMARIDVISSCLVGTTSTDATPISRLELTPWDLQLLQFNPMQRGLFFPKPESDQKSYILHLKNSFSRALDFFPPLAGRLAAVPAADNSFFYFVDCNNAGAEFTHADAPAVSVSHILEPKYIPEIVSDLFPLEGYCNCDGLSKPLLGVQVTQLADGVFVGCTANHAVIDGVSLWHFINSWSELSRGSATISKHPVFDRWFPSSMPDDNRLFPLPALEKIRYPPPPLMARVFRFSKESLAELKSKANSEAGTDKISTLQALSAHLWRSTTRCRGEEDDLSSQEVSIMMAIGARARIPLADGYFGNAFNSSFTKMSTSELLERGLGHAALKINAHVAAQSGEAVIKTVEDWVKNPVVFQRFPPRKRSSVVMIASSHRHNVYANDFGWGKPISALSGKIEQFDGNMKLFPAAVAGGIDVEVCLVPETMQAMEDDAEFMEAMLI
- the LOC131023586 gene encoding uncharacterized protein LOC131023586, with translation MKCGLATDDDVEALLATADYPMVYVEHYNGPIVEEASGHVDEAQCSQYETPYYHHTSFHGVQSSPPRQYFNWDGQPLDESAWNQTERLNEVCGRLNDVRTDDEPEHEAEGSVASGDDDDSDDEEFDPALEVGTASDASEDLLDDDLIDFTETERAGWIRQPTAETGDLTNWLVPLIPVDASASLVARESDPSRVDDLQKNSFYNSKDDLIIAVGLWNMKRGTETKVVRSDPGRVYFSCKHSDNCNFDLRASVHGRGMWRVHKLKEHSCEGDLRTAKKIKAHSKVVAAFVANRIRDDGEVIKPKSIMAELVRDFGIKIKYDVALRARNLGMDMIYGRVDDSFLLLPRYLYALKEANPGTVYDLDVDVDCRFKHLFVALWASISPFYFHLRPVIVVDGTHLKGKNSGILFVAVTKDGNEAVFPLAIGVGPIENDESWKWFMSHLRGACGEPDNLLIMKGYGPGVAELFRQAAYAYEQSDYTRAMSAMAALKPKAYEKLLRFPYIQCRREF
- the LOC131023585 gene encoding uncharacterized protein LOC131023585; translated protein: MASSSNEMGYRRPETINRPGTQISSYYKTSYLSLVPEQLREIGGDALETTFRQGCFGHLLDWDPGNRCNMALHHIVSRSLLDSDDVMWFYINGRKVCLDHAAFALVTGLPFGPHRFDPTATHNLKNCVAYTRVCGGQRLSVQELANIFFERWTEIVDPDGSIALRVAHLLVLHAFVLGVDLPRPVEIWTWALVEDLSESDFTSSALSFCLTTTFYKFCTELLFCLRSQIFIALLCGRKPVVEPLLDN